The sequence ggctggcctgggcgatctttgacttccgtgtcaaaatcaccacttccgaaccgcacaaaccatctctcgcacgttgaaaccaatggaacacgGAGGAAgctagattttttcaaaaattaaccaCTTTCAGAAAGAAAATCTATTCAAAGTGGTTTacgtttttgaattttgaattaaaattgcattaaacTGATTTTTTCCACACAACTGCTTAACAATAAAACACACTTTTGTAAACCAGattacacacacaaaaaatggGTAAACTTAAtgtgtaaattataaaaatacaatattttaagaaaataaacaacaacgtCATGCATTAGAAAACGATTTCAAACAACATTGTCACCCTGTGATTACATGTGTAATAATCATATTACAAAGaccttaaaacaaaaacataacttGATATAAGCATTGAGCTGTTAATAGACAAATTTAAAGGCTTTATCATCGACATTATCATCATCGCATTACACATACGACTTATTTAATCTAAATTGCTTCCCCACTTAGCCCCATGTTCATTGTGCAATGGGGATAAGTATTTACTAAAACATCCTTTGCGAAACGAGCCATGGAGTTTAAGTGTTTTATGTCTCCGCCTTTTCATACAGATTTTACTACAAAATGTAGATATTATCTATACAACGTTGTATTAGGAACAGTATCCACGTTAGCAGAATCAAAATATATTACTCAATAACACTCATACTCAAAATATgtgttcaaattttaaatagggGTCTATCACAGCTCCATCCAAATTTAACCCATTTTATATCGTAATTTCGGATAGTTCTAAACTGCCTCTGACTAAATGTGTTCCAACCAAATGTGTTAAATTcgattttttgggatttttggggAATTATTGGattatttttctacaaaatgttttaatttttgtctattaactatttattattgggtgtatgacttaaaaatgcggggatttttaaaatttttagcttttattttgaaacatttgtacaatataaatttattcaaagtattggtcattgttagctttgacattttcccatctttttggcaacatatggattccgagccaaaagaactgctcatcttttgaggccaaaaacgaatcaacataatttctgttctgaagtgaggtgtatcccagagaaagcAAAACAAATAGAAGTCGGGCGGGGtaaggtctgaactataaggcgggtgaggcaaaacttcccaaccacttcattctaaactgttttcaacaggtattgcatagtgtggccaagcgttgtcatgatgaaattttatggtttcatgtctggccgcatattctgggcgtttttcggcaaatggaCGCCTCAAACGAATCATTTacgttcggtacagattccttgttatggtctggccagatttcagcggctcataatagataggacccttttgctcccacctaATACAGAGCTTTAccctagcgccatggatatttgtctttggcgtggattcgactggttggccgggcttcatgtacgatctcttacacttcgggttatcgtaatggatccatttttcatcgtaagTAATTATTAGGTgcaataattattttcttttagacCGTTAAAACAGCATTTCAGATAAACAAAATCGTCTATTAAGGTCTCTTAGCTTCAATTCCTATGTTACtgaatttccctgcttttggaatgaatcctgatgctcgcaaacattttgaaatagctgcttgagtagttcccaatgattttgcaagctgttgttgagtttgacatttttttttttggtgaaaaaaaaaattgtctataataatgacttagtaatccagtggTTAATGTCAAAATCCATACATAAAACATTAATGAATTCGCTCCAATTAGCCAGAATTCGCCTTTGCAGTGaattgtataaattcgccttgagttAGCCGttatcaaggcgtattaacaaggtgagtgcgtcccggcaacaaatacaacaatgcaaaaacaacaggcaatttgtttttgttaaaatgtactctaaatgtcaaaatcaaggcgaattaaaatattactatgttatttacaataacaaatgtaaacataaacaaagtttgacatatagtgtacataaaaccacagcgaattaagaaacagctgattttatgcactcaccttgttgaTACGCCTTGGCCGTTATTTATTATGATTGAGTTGACAAATATTTAGGTGAAGAGTGACAATTATTCGTTATATTCATTCAGTTCTTGCTTCCTTTGTCCCTGTAAAATCTGTACAATATGTTGCCCTTTAAAAGCATGTTGTTTTCGTTGTTGATTTTCCCCccaaatttgattattttgttgcataagtatttatgtaataaTCATGTTCTTGACTTGTAATGTGGCCAAGCTATAAAGACAATACAACAGAGATGTTTAGATGAAGAATGAGTAAGGAATAAGTGGTTGCTTTTGTTGGGTGGAAAAATATGTTCTAAAGCTTATTGTAGTAGGGGTGAATGAATGGCTGGAGTTTGGGACATAAAAATGTAAGAATGATTtacagatttttaattttaaagacaaaCAACTCTGAAATAAGAAGCAATCTTTtacaaatttctcaaaaaaaaaaaaatgtttggaaaaggtagctaaatatttattttacaaatttaaaaatcattattaaagAATTTCTGAATGGGCTACAGACTGGTAGTatagaatttggaaaaatattagaacagaatatgatattttaaattatattgaaaattatttcgaaaaaaaaataccagAAAAGTATAAATACAAATCTGTTAACAAATCTGCTCCCATAGAACCAGTTAAACCCCAATATTAACTGTTAAGAAAAAACCCGTTAAAACTTTTGTTATTTGCAGTGTTTAGGAGTTCATCTCCCACCCCTTACTTACATTGGGGTCTCTCCCTGTGGTGTATCGTTTGTTTTTCTTACTTAAAccttgttttttaaacactttgaCATGGGTGTTTAAAGTCAAAGTGCAAAAAgtgtttttgcaaataaattttattcaggGATTTTCTCTTTTACACACTTTTCATTTAATGTAAATTCATAAATACGCACGCAAGACACGTGACATTGCTTTTACATAAAGGCAACAATTTTTGATATAttgttataatatttaatatttccgaAAGATTTGTGGCATCTACAAATGTaatatataataacaaattgcttTTTCTAAGCATTGctaattaacatttatgtttttgcaaaagaaaatatgaagtCATTCTTAATGCATTACATATTCATCAGTTGCatgaaattaatattgaaatttattataaaaattagacTTTCTAACAAGGTTGGTTATGGTTACCCATAAAATACCTTTTCAATTGTActatcgttaccgaaataatacCCCTAAATCCCCTTTAgcgaaatattcgaaaataccgTTACGTCAAAATACGAAATAATTCATGAATCTAATGAATGTTTCGAggaattgttttaaaatgtttcggAATATAATTCGGTTTTATATTCGTACTTTCGTATTTCGTAATATTCGTATGGACTTCATTCCTATTTACTgcctaattaaaaacaaattacacacaTTTCAGTTTGATTAatcaattattttctttatttgaagAGTAGGGTggaattgaaaacaaaacacCGAATGATTTAACAgaaatgtaaattattgaaCTCTTGACGATTATTATTCACCATGTTATTGTAATGCCATTGACTAGATGATGAACCAGAGCTACCCACTGGACGGCTGGGCACCTCCAGTTTATAGCCAATGCGTGGACTAGATGACAATTCATATTTATTGACCGAAGCAGTTAATGTATGGCGTGATGGGCTGACATCCATGACGGGGCATGATTTGCGAGAAGAACGATTATGGACCATATTGAAacagttgtttttattaaaatttaatcagGGCACGCTTTGTATGAGAGTAAGTACTGAAAATTCCAGACGATTACCGCAGTTGGAGGTTCTTGAACCTTTTTTGGATGACAAATGTTTGGAGAGACTAAAAGGGGAAAACATTAATTAATTTCTGgtcatttaataataaataatagttttaaTTCTTACCTCAAATTAGCGTTTAACTTGGCTTTAGTGTCGGCGCGGTTATTCATTGACACATAAAATGTTTTCGTTAGTTTTGAAAGATAATTATTTGTTGGTTAACTTCACTTTTTAGATGATGTATTCAGTTAAGTTGATAAAACTCAAATGATGCTGTAGCTTTTGTTTGAAGGTGTTTTTATACTCCAAAGGTTTCAGTATCATGCAGTCCCAACGtgttattgtgaataaatttctattctgtctgtctatctgttttttttaactttattcaCGAAAAAtccatttgtttttgtttaaactttaaactagtttaagagCAATCAAAAACGTttgcatttataatttttgttttaaataaaatattgaaaacaacactATAAAATACTACTAATATCTAGACTTACTTACTTACTCATCGTGTGTTAATGTGAATCTTATCAAATCAAATCataacaaatttgaatttttatttaaattatacaatacaatgttgttttgtttcaaatttttggtaaacattaacaaattttcaatatacatatgtatgtataacagaCGTAGGTACAAacatttatatgtaaatatatataaatgacttctttatttatttattaattttcaaagacATGTGGGGTTTACCTTTGGGGTTTATTTGATGAAGATTTTGCACAAAATTCATGCTAAACGGCACGTTATTTTTGTCTGGCATTCTGAcgtcagtttttataccctacacaaccatagtggggagggtattatcagtttatgtaacgcccaaaaatattatttcagcagctcataatagatatgaccattttggtcccaccaaatacaaagcattGCCTAAGCTTGTTGATCGgacttcacgtacgatctcttacacttcggattatcgtaatggatccatttttcatggcAAGTAATTTTATATCGTTCAAAcattattttggaaatttttctttttcattaaaTCTTTTTcattattgaatctttcttttgagaaatttacaataagtattaaaatcttaacctaaattaaaactaaagttgttattgccgctgtaatatccaacatgagtgctcgttaaaatgattatctggcaagatccagtgtttccaatcgcctcagtcgtctatgaccagagttgtcaaaccggttttcgaattattcgaaaaaccgggttttttccaattttccggtttttttaaaccattttttacaaaaggacgtttttcgagttattcgacaaaccggtttttttgtctcgaattattcgacaaaatcaaatatttttttaaaatttattttaagattttatgcgattacttttaataattctaatacaacaagtaagagagctatattatatacatttcacaaaattatactttaaaatatttttatttaaacaaaattattttttttaaatttttataaaaaaaagttttttccaatttttttttaaaaaagttttttccaaacttttttttttattttttagaatatgtcgaatatttgacaactctatctatgaccctcaaatgacagcaactcctTGGCAAGGGGATTTGGATGATCCAGTAGTTTTGAAATGTAGTTTAAACTtgagagtttgatctcctcggacatgcaaaattatctttcaaggtctctcggcttcaattcgtgaTGTCCGGAcaagcttttggatgaatcatactcttcgcaaacgttttgaaattgagtaGCATCCAAagatcttcatggagtaatgtctccgaTTCTTcgccttcaaactttttggctggcctgggcgatctttgtcttccatgttaaaatcaccacttctgaaccgaacacaccatctcttgcacgttAAAGTCGATGAAATACATTcgtcataagctttggtgaacaatcggtgtgcttcagcggcactttttttcaatttaaagagATAAATCAATACTTCCGATAGGAATTTGGTAACATGCCAATCCGCATGTGATCCAAGAtcgtccaatgcatcccgaaaaagtcattGTTTGGTGTTGATTTTGTGCTAGCAGCTTCATAGGTCCATATATGTTTGATAACGACGaagattaccaacttcttttggcaTGAATTGGATGAATTGGTTGAAAtagacaccaacgacatgtggtttagCTAAGTGCTGCACAGCTCATGTCACATaggacattctgcacgagcagAATGTGGGCATGGTCATGTCAAGTGGAGATGATGTGAACTAGCGTTAGATTTGTTCTTTTGGGGTTTTCTTAACTCTCTGATCTATGCGAATAAGACACAAACAGCGGCCCTAAAAGCCAACCTAACCCATCTAACCACTTAAAATCAGCCAGATTTATATCGGTTGCAcatagagtttcgtgttcggttttaatcgaaaccgaaaccgcggtttttcaaggcctaaaaccgaaaccgacaattattcttacggtttttacttttaatctattttcattagaaaaattaaaaattgagaaATGAGAAATAAACTATTTCATCTAAAGATTCATCCATgtatttcctgacaattaaaattcaaatgactgTTTATTTAGTTAATTACTACTACAATAAAGAAATAGCACTATTGCCAACTattatgtacataagtaaaataatttaatataataaaacgtacaattagaagataaagtaccaattttccacaattgaacctccgtcaagtttgaaatcaaaataatttcttgattgtagtttcaatattataaaaacttcaaaaagtaccattttgaagaacgaaaaagtacttcttagtttggtttagttctccttttttggtatcataataccATTGAGCCTCCTATTCTTGATTATTTTATTACTTAGAAGCATATTATTcaactttaatgtatataatccaactaatttaatatattaaaaaagtaccattacaagaaaatgtaccaatttTCCTATGGGTGTTcacgtcaagtttgaattttaaattcgtTAGCTTTTCCCATATTATGAACGGATTTTGTTTCAATAAcacttgatatttaataaattatcacaaatccgaccgaaaccgatcggttttcaattttttaaaaccgaaaccgcggttttgaaattcttcggttttttggaaactctagttgTACAGCTCATAACTTAAAATTTGGgttcttattaaattttaatacgaTCTTGGTATTTCCGTCGATTTGTTTGACTGTTgaaggcaaacaaaatattatttcttggaaattttatgtaacaaataaacataatcggcgtagggtattatatggtcgggcttgaccgactagactttcttacttgtttatattttgtttacaaaagaaAACTTTAGCGCATCTTTCGCAGGCGTCATTAAAAgctaataaatattcaaattaaaaattcgcaTTAAAGACTTTACGCAGACGTATTCTATTTAATGAATGGATGATGGTAGTAGAAATTGCATACAAATACTTTATTAGCCACTAACAAAATCATTAATAgaaacaaacatatttaatagATATTGTAgagtaaatataaacaaatattttttttttttatttttgtaatttggtCCCAATGGCAAACAAATTCTATAAGTACAGTTTAGTTCcctgtttttaacattttttcctgACTGAAAAATCCCATCAATACAGATGTCGCTAAGTTGACAATCATTAGTCGAGTAGTTCAGGAGAGAGCATCAAATTGACGTGGGAATATGGAATTATTGTGGAGAATAAGAGGTTTACCACCTCCGATGTAAACAACATTTGAATGCCTGTCGATTTTAAGAAATACTCGTATTTACTGTTCTTgaactttaaaatattctaattgtttagattaataaacaaattttaaataataaattagatACAAGTTCAATTATCTTAGAAAGTCTAGTCGTAACAATCAACAATTCAGAACAGGTCTAAAATATATCCATTTTTTTCGATAACAAAGGTTGTGCACAGGAAATTGTTTAGAATTTGCTCTAAAATTTCTACCTGTAATTAAAATGGTACTCTATATTGTTCTGGCTTTATTTTGAACCCAGAGGGATGGAAATTGAGACAAAACTAGCTACATCACTACTTCCTAAGCGATAGGGAGCGGCTTTAGTTCTAAACTTTATATTAAGGGGACATTTCCCTTAATATTGGAGGTGGTCAATTGATATCATTTAAATAATCTTTGACAGGTCTCAGATCTAATCATAATAAACTTATTCAGAATCCCTTAACAAACATAGAATTAGAATCTTTTCACTATTCGTAACTAGTCACGGGGCGAgtacattttgttgttattaaagAAGCATGTCACA comes from Calliphora vicina chromosome 2, idCalVici1.1, whole genome shotgun sequence and encodes:
- the LOC135951060 gene encoding uncharacterized protein LOC135951060, which translates into the protein MNNRADTKAKLNANLSLSKHLSSKKGSRTSNCGNRLEFSVLTLIQSVP